tgttggtgttgtatttcttgttgtaaattgtgtttggttatcaaatggttatctcctcccttttcatttgagcatgtcatttgcattgcaTCTGAGACattgttgtggtaagaggatggtgtactattttcgagggtcgtatcgcgcgccgcgatggatattatatttcgagggacgtatcgcgcgccgcgaaggttactacttatcgagggtcgtgtcgtgcgccgcgacagatgcatggacagatatgtcccccatgggtcccgaactgagagacagcgggtgtgtatcgttaggaaagacatgcatcacgatatttgacattgcatctcatgacaTTGCACAtcttattattgatgaacttgaacatgtgttttgctgatcttgtgattgtttctctgtgaagtctgtgattgttgaatattgagttgatattgaggatgtgtaaactgatagagtgtggttattgagtggtgtgtttggtaaactgttaggctgtagcgtggaggtttagatagggtgtaaggagtacccgtattttgttcacttaacttgtgtttagaggtttgcttgttgggtaccgcgtggtttggtactcaccccttgcttctacaaatttttgtaggttacgagcctggatctttGTGATACCTTCTATTCTCTTCGTtttcgaggcatcttgtggaggattgtgaggtagctgtttgtcatctcagcgaactttcctactccagtttatgattttgtttttacttgaaagacaacttcattttagacttctattttgtttcaattctaatgtttacattagaggcttgtgcacgtgacaacctggttttggggattgaatttatatgacttggtttcatactagaaattgttgttggattgtcatttacttccgcactttgttagatattgggttttaggctgacttgtcttggtgggataagacaagtgccatcacacctatttttgggtcgtgacacatatCCTAATgatttatcataaattattctttttataccAGTATTCagatttttcaatatataaagtattaatatcttataattaacatcatcatccAGTAAGTAAGAgttcattttaatcattttcattttcactaaaattttattccttccaacctcttagtaaattatacttatttattatgtaataataatggtttaataatcatctcgtctggtcactactacagttttcttctttgatcagttaccctaacagcggcTCAACTCTGTTtgctcccctaaacggccttcttgcctatcggtttcaaccttaggatggcatagtctgggcatacctATTcgcagaatatttctgtagcaaactttctaaagatggttattataacattattaaaacatgataaataattataattaacaagaaaTTATCaggattaaattaatttagctactcatgatcTTAAATGAGTGTACCTGCTTTTgtagatttttttattcatctttGTTTTCCATAGCTTATCTTTGTTAACTAGCTCTGATATCAATTTTAGGGTGGAAGCGGATTTCAGAAGAGAGAGTGAAGAAGAGAATTAACTGGAAGTAGCCTACCTTTATTATGAGGGAAAAACCTTCTATTTATACAATCAAACTTACATGTTTGGCCAATATAAGTGGCCGACACTATTTTAATAAAGTTTTACACATGACCTAATTTTCTTTGGCCGACACTAACAAACAAAATACTTTACTTTATCTGACCGACGTTAAAAAACAGAACACCTTATATAATGGCCGAATACTTTATATAATGACCGACATCCcatacttatatttttatattttttactttatatgtAATCATACTACCTTCGTTATTCTTGTTTTGTCAAACTAAATGCTCCTTTTAAGGCAAGGCGGCTAATTTGCTTTCTAACACCTCCAATGTTTCAATAGTATCTTCCAACTTGTCCTTTATGTTAAGGAAAAATTCATCACCCAAGCAAAGGTTGAGGTCACTTACTTGTTGATTGCTTGTTTCTGCAAAATTCTGATGTTGACCATCCAACTTAAGTCTCAAAGCTTCATAATTGACTTGTTCAGTAAAGATTTCAGCAGAGTCCACAGCATCTCGAAGCTTATCATGCCACTGGCTCACAAACTGATTTGATGCCTGCTTATTCTCTGGATCACATATCCCACCTTGAAGACCAAGTAAAGTCATTTTCAtcttgtgggggggggggggaagcgGCGGATTTGAAATTTTAGAGTAGAGAAAAGATTGTTGGATGAAGGATGATTTATTTATGAAGGCAAATGCCTCTTATATAGACATACATAATAACCTTTCATCCTTGCTAAAGGACGATTGGCCTTTACTATTTACATAGtgacttgactcttactatttacacagtaacttgactcttactattcATGATTACTATTCATGAATAGGACACTAACACTATTTACTTTTAGacttttttacaaaaaacaaaataaactttggCTAAATGGCCGACAtactattacaatactttttacatatggctgatattcagccgacacaaaacGACAAACATAATAAAGACATATCTTTCTTTATCTCATACGAATCTTCTTTGCTTTATCTCTTTATCCTAAATCAACTGTTGGTATTATGTTATCTTCTCCATTACACTTGGAGCATCTATGATCTGGGtatttgttgctgataagtTTACAATATCTTACTAATAACTCTTCTGAAATAAATCCTTTTTTCAAGGCTCTTGTAGTTGGTTGATCTTCTGGCTTTAGCAATGACAAAATCCATCGCTGGACTTCATCCGTATCTGATTTCCTTAGCTCTTTGGAATTAGAATAAATCATTACTTGATCTCGTGCATAATAACTCCAAATAGCATTGCCATTCAAATAATTATTGGCTAACTCTTGTACAATTGTTGCTAttccaattattcttttattcgcATAAAAGCCCGGTATCTCTATCTTTGGTATCTCAGCTTGTTTTTCTATCTCTTCTGGTATAATCATATTTCTAGTCAGGCCTATCTTTATAACTTGTATTGGAGACTTTATCTCCTCGTATAATATTTCTGCTGGTGCTGTatagaattttataaaaaataggtttcctttagtaattcttttatatgtcaTAAATGCTTTATGTAATTCTGGTATTCCAATTATTTCTTCTCCGTCGTATGTATATACTGCATTTAGTAGTCCATAGCTATAacatgttttaactaaatttggACTAGTTTTGGGTTGTGCTATAAGTATGTTATATCCTTGTAACTTCTGGGTTATATAGTCTTCTTcgggattttttgtttgtgtagatCTTGGGTTTAGGTTTAAATATGTCtgaattttgtatatgttttcaatgtAGGACTGCGTAATATAATTGTATCTCTTTTTGTCGTTCTGTAGGCTAACTGCATATGTAGATGTTTGTGGTTCTACGGGTATTTGTATTTGTGGTTTTTGGATAAATGGTTTTACGAATAGCTggtttaaattcatattttttggtTTCTCACTACCTTTTTTCCTTGTAACTGAAGCTGTATTTAAACAAACTCTGTTATGGGTTTTTTGGAGTTTCCCAACTTCACCTTCTAGCTCTGGCTGTTTTTCGtctgccgaacgacgtagctccgcatgtttatagtcatactgctgacttgtagattctacattttcttctagcttttgaattctcaaGCCCATACTatccacttttgtacaaagtgtagttaaggttttgagtatgttttccataagattatcttgtcctggctgtgtaactctgtcttgataactagtctgcaatcatatttttgtcagtttttattacctcaatcataaatgtaaaatttaatatattcaataccaatctccttatttcctttgttgtaactgaatcatctaacttttttgttattcaccattttacttgtgtgttatctgttcttacaataaatttattgtaaacaatatatggttcaaatgctaataaacatttatataatgcgaataattcttttctatttatttcccattttatttgtgcgtctgtataagatcctgaataatatctacaatggtgttctattttttctttttcatatttgtattttaaaactcctccgtaactatgatcactcgaatctgtttcaacaatataagtaaatgtcTTATTCTCATcgggaaaatatagttttggtaattttttacataattttttaatattttttatgtgttctttatttttgttgtcaaaatgatattcaacatcttttttgagttttttgtataatggtttcaaatgttctgctaattttggtgtATATTCTCTTAcatgatttactaatcctatgaatgattgtaatttcttttttgtatctatattttcatcaatagtaattattttttgtactatatgagtctgcattttttttccatttttatctatttgtattcctagaaattctatctgtggtttcgTAATCtctgctttacttttacttaaacttatacctgagtgtttaattatgtgtataaatttttctaataatcttatatgttcatcttgtgttttagaatataataatatatcatctatatatataacacaattttctagctggttaaaacaattgtccataaaatgttgatatctacctggtgcatttttatatccaaaaggtaaaacattccattcatagaaaccttgcgttACTGTGAATGTTGtaaattgtttagattcttcttctaattttaggtggtaaaatcctgatttacagttaaatttgctaaaataattatatccttgtatttgtcttatttttagtattttgtttggtatcggataattgtatgttttagttttagcatttagattatgataatctatgaccattctacttttacctcttttttgttcactatgttttataactataaatgctggacttgtgtgtttactattgcttttttgtatgtaattattttctaataattcatctatatgtattttaaattcttttaaatcatcaaagttatattttaatggtttctgtgttattatgctattttcatctattaattcaatttttacttttgtcttatgtttttcccatccttgtaatggattttCGCTacataattgttctagttgttcattaattattttaattttgtctatagcaaatataataatttctaattgtgttatttatttattatttatattttccatttcttggtttattttttcacttccttttatccattccataggttttcgttgtttattatttactctttttgctcctattttgtttccgcatggtgtggtaaaccaccaatgtgtttttgttattatgtgtggataaaatctatctagaaatggcattcctaataacatatcttttgtggtaaattcaaaattatacatttcttctattgttagtatcttatcccatatttgtatttttatattttttgctttatatttaatcatacttccttcattgttaaatcctgttactaccataggtgtttttaatttttcccatttatcttctggtaagcaattatatttacatatattcgcttctgctcctgtatctatcataggggtatagtatctgttgtgatatccttctacaataatgtttgcaagtataaatattttcattaatcattttgttctttttataattattttcttattttgacaagttattgttaattgttcattttctatgctgTACGGTTTaaccttttctaaccattttattcctaatgtgatattatgatttccttcatatatcttaaattgtatttttaatggaattcctcctataattatttctttttctgttgtttcttcatttgtatttactatttcactaggtaatccagggcatatatGTCATGTTTTCATAatctcttcttctaatactagttctcttgttatatgattatcttcttgtcctgtgtttattaagattttatattttctctggtCCATTATttctgttataaaataatgatattttgtcatttcttctaaatcttgtgatatttcatattttcttttagatgaactcattcttgatgaggaagctctagtcatcatatttaatgtgtttgtatttggtgtacttgaggtactcaatctttcttttactatctccaattcttcttctgtatccatttctttataactattgtcattattatctattaccgtaattattctttcaaaaggattttctatttttattttatcaattttatttcttactgttattttatgttttgttgttaatatataaagatttttacatcttgctgtgaataccttacttcctggtgctaactctattcctgacatcttccaatataatactaatgatttatctatatttgtatctattaatgctactgtataattagcacttattataaatttaaatttttggtatattaaatttcttttaactgcacttattacacttttttctataggatgttttattctatcatctgctaaatatatttcaatgggtgtatctattccttctctgaaacaagcttttattagtatttctgttcctcctaaatgtacatattttatagcttctttattttttatgttttgtatttctttatttattattcgtttgtttattataggtatatatgcttttccgcttgtatatttaccgtctatgatgtgttctttttgactaactacatagtattcttctttctgtcttttaaaccagttttgtatgtcaagtattttttcaacacttaaatctaattcttttccttttatttgttcaaaaagtgtattatcaaatataattttttggtgtgatgattcttcatcttcatagttctctttagatattatttcgttttcagacattatatttcttcttcatttgtttCCTTATTATCtaggttaatattttcttctccattttcagtttcgatatctgatacttcatatatactatcattttcacataattcataatctatgtactctatttgcatatatttttcatcatctataattaattctgctatttgttttctttttggatttctaggtaatttacaatctttagctatgtgccctatctttccgcaattataacaagtacattgggatatctttctttttggtctatatggtcttttcattttatagttttttacataataccttcgtcttggttgtttatatttatacttaattttgttttttctataatttttatatcttttggatttttgttttttatttgtacatccaaattgtggtgccattttatttttacaacatgataaatttttatttagtactttttccatttttaatttttctttttggtgctcacataattgtgtaaaccattgagatagaaattttattctagctcctaaagtatctaccattacttcattattccaatcctttattatttttgtactaaatggttctggtaattttgtaaaatattgttttcttatttcttttgcttcgtctaaattgtatttagatctgtaatagtattctttgaatgcacaagtatattcttctatctaacacattttacatatagccaattttgtcataagttgtctatttattattttttccctattttgttctcttatatccgtggtcatacctccaaattcatttcttattgctgattcatatttgtctagtatatctatatttgttgttgatggggatccatccattttcttatcattcctaagtacttctaaactttctgggggtagattttctatccataattttgttgttcctacgaatgttctttctatgtatctcggtgtttttgttgtttctattttgttatctattaactgtttagatatatttcctgtccatagtaatattgctttatttatgtctgtgacacaatctaagtctaagaaattatattgttcactcattggtttcggtatccaatttttattcaatctactgttccatattgcattatttctatctgattgttgataactttctgtataataagttggtggtgtccacctaggactacttctaggactatttctgggactattatctggggttttgactcttgacgtactgggtctattcatatctcctgtgtttatttccaatttttttattttatttgtctgttctaagatttctgtatatgtctcacttatgtcacttaCTTCtgatttttgttcattttcattttcatctatttcatttacttcatttatctcaatatcttcatttaatttttgttccatttcttttatttcattagttaattcaagctctttatctttttccttttgtttttgtttattttcatataataattttagtgtagctaattccttttctaattcatttattcttgtattttttatttcttctaaatgttgtacttcttgttttgcttgtatttttattttttcaatttcttttgatttgtctatttcttcattttcttttgttattcttatcatagatgttaaactatcttctaattttgctgtttttttttctaacattaagtatagattatttcctattttttatatcttcttcctagatttgaaaatattatttttattatcaatccgtcttgattttcgtatcttttttcgtctactgcaaattcttctttattcattataatttatgtattatattatgttgtagctcatattcaagacaatctaattctaattttaacatggatatatcttttctttgtgctagtattgatttattacatacttctgctaatatgttttcttctaatcttctttttctatgttgtaattcttgttctttttcagctattttttcccttatttcttctattaatcgttgtttatagatttctctgttcatactgttttttcaaatagcggacatatttatattctatttttgaaattatatttatcaattgatcttttttatcattatctgttttgactagttgtgatagttcatattctgtATATAAaggtcttaattttttccatatttttcttacttttttatcaatcttggttctttttattttagtatttttatttttatccatcataattttttatataatattttaaaaagcttatttaatttatctgaatatttaatcttttttaacctgtaatttctatcatatcgccttagccaatattcagtcatatttaatctccaatatctaaatcatcatataaatcatacatatcataataaagttcaTCCTATAtgctttgtatggttaacttagtccaaccttgggttattatttctattatctcatatgttaataatttgccataaatttctctttttatatcaatattcagattttttagtatatagagtagtaatatcttataatcaacatcatcgtttaataggtaagtttccatttttatcatttttattttcactaaaattttattccttccaacctcttaataaattatacttgcttattatgcaaaaataatgattcaataatcatctcgtctagtcactactacagctttcttctttgattagttaccctaacagcgcctcaactttgtttactcccctaaacggccttctctgcctaccggtttcaaccttaggatgacatagtctgggcatacttattcgaagaatatttctgtagcaaattttctaaagatggttattataacattattcaagcACGGTAAACAATTacaattaacaagagattttcaggaataaattaatttagctactcatgaaaaGATTGTTGGATGAAGGATGATTTATTTATGAAGGCAAATGTCTCTTATATAGACATACATAATAACCTTTCATCCTTGCTAAAGGACGATTGGCCTTTACTATTTACATAGtgacttgactcttactatttacacagtaacttgactcttactattcATGATTAATATTCATGAATAGGACACTAACACTATTTACTTTTAGacttttttacaaaaaacaaaataaactttggCCAAATGGCCGACAtactattacaatactttttacatatggctgatattcagccgacacaaaacGACAAACATAATAAAGACATATCTTTCTTTATCTCATACGAATCTTCTTTGCTTTATCTCTTTATCCTAAATCAACTGTTGGTATTATGTTATCTTCTCCATTACACTTGGAGCATCTATGATCTGGGtatttgttgctgataagtTTACAATATCTTACTAATAACTCTTCtgaaataaatctttttttcaaGGCTCTTATAGTTGGTTAATCTTCTAGATTTAGCAATGACAAAATCCATCGCTGGACTTCATCCATATCTGATTTCCCTAGCTCTTTGGAATTAGAATAAATCATTACTTGATCTCGTGCATAATAACTCCATATAGCATTGCCATTCAAATAATTATTGGCTAACTCTTGTACAATTGGTTCTAttccaattattcttttattcgcATAAAAGCCCGGTATTTCTATCTTTGGTATCTCAGCTTGTTTTTCTATCTCTTATGGTATAATCATATCTCTAGTCAGGCCTATCTTTATAACTTGTATTGGCGACTTTATCTCCTCGTATAATATTTCTGCTGGTGCTGTatagaattttataaaaaataggtttcctttagtaattcttttatatgtcaTAAATGCTTTATGTAATTCTGGTATTCCAATTATTTCTTCTCCGTCGTATGTATATACTGTATTTAGTAGTCCATAGCTATAacatgttttaactaaatttggACTAGTTTTGGGTTGTGCTATAAGTCTATTATATCCTTGTAACTTCTGGGTTATATAGTCTTCTTcgggattttttgtttgtgtagatCTTGGGTTCAGGTATAAAAATGTCtgaattttgtatatgttttcaatgtAGGACTGCGTAATATAATTGTATCTCTTCTTGTCGTTCTGTAGGCTAACTGCATATGTAGATGTTTCTGGTTCTACGGATATTTGTATTTGTGGTTTTTGGATAAATGGTTTTACGAATAGCTggtttaaattcatattttttggtTTCTCACTATCTTTTTTCCTTGTACCTGAAGCTGTATTTAAACAAACTCTGTTATGGGTTTTTTGGAGTTTCCCAACTTCTCCTTCTAGCTCTGGCTGTTTTTCGTCTGCCGAACGACGTAGTTCCGcatgtttatagtcatgctgctgacttgtagattctacattttcttctagcttttgaattctcaaGCCCATACTatccacttttgtacaaagtgtagttagggttttgagtatgttttccataagattatcttgtcctggctgtgtaactctgtcttgataagtagtctgcaatcatatttttgtcagtttttattacctcaatcgtaaatgtaaaatttaatatattcaataccaatctccttatttcctttgttgtaactgaatcatctaacttttttgttatccaccattttacttgtgtgttatctgttcttacaataaatttattgtaaacaatatatggttcaaatgctaataaacatttatataatgcgaataattcttttctatttatttcccattttatttgtgcttctgtataagatcctgaaaaatatctacaatggtgttctattttttctttttcatatttgtattttaaaactcctccgtaactatgatcacttgaatctgtttcaacaatataagtaaatgtcTTATTCTCATcgggaaaatatagttttagtaattttttacattattttttaatattttttatgtgttctttaactttgttgtcaaaatgatattcaacatcttttttgagttttttgtataatggttttaaatgttctgctaattttggtgtatattctcttacttgatttactaatcctaagaatgattgtaatttttttttgtatctatattttcatcaatagtaattattttttgtactatatgagtctgcatttttattccatttttatctatttgtattcctagaaattctatctgtggtttcataatctctgctttacttttacttaaacttatacctgagtgtttaattatgtgtataaatttttctaataatcttatatgttcatcttgtgttttagaatataataatatatcatctatatatataaca
The DNA window shown above is from Solanum lycopersicum chromosome 11, SLM_r2.1 and carries:
- the LOC101248543 gene encoding uncharacterized protein isoform X1, with the translated sequence MEIGLAVGAAFLFSAFNVLFDRLAPHGDLLNMFRKHKDHMENISTMPEDLQKQTSYQDRVTQPGQDNLMENILKTLTTLCTKVDSMGLRIQKLEENVESTSQQYDYKHAELRRSADEKQPELEGEVGKLQKTHNRVCLNTASVTRKKGSEKPKNMNLNQLFVKPFIQKPQIQIPVEPQTSTYAVSLQNDKKRYNYITQSYIENIYKIQTYLNLNPRSTQTKNPEEDYITQKLQGYNILIAQPKTSPNLVKTCYSYGLLNAVYTYDGEEIIGIPELHKAFMTYKRITKGNLFFIKFYTAPAEILYEEIKSPIQVIKIGLTRNMIIPEEIEKQAEIPKIEIPGFYANKRIIGIATIVQELANNYLNGNAIWSYYARDQVMIYSNSKELRKSDTDEVQRWILSLLKPEDQPTTRALKKGFISEELLVRYCKLISNKYPDHRCSKCNGEDNIIPTVDLG
- the LOC101248543 gene encoding uncharacterized protein isoform X2, which codes for MEIGLAVGAAFLFSAFNVLFDRLAPHGDLLNMFRKHKDHMENISTMPEDLQKQTTYQDRVTQPGQDNLMENILKTLTTLCTKVDSMGLRIQKLEENVESTSQQHDYKHAELRRSADEKQPELEGEVGKLQKTHNRVCLNTASGTRKKDSEKPKNMNLNQLFVKPFIQKPQIQISVEPETSTYAVSLQNDKKRYNYITQSYIENIYKIQTFLYLNPRSTQTKNPEEDYITQKLQGYNRLIAQPKTSPNLVKTCYSYGLLNTVYTYDGEEIIGIPELHKAFMTYKRITKGNLFFIKFYTAPAEILYEEIKSPIQVIKIGLTRDMIIP
- the LOC101248543 gene encoding uncharacterized protein isoform X4; amino-acid sequence: MEIGLAVGAAFLFSAFNVLFDRLAPHGDLLNMFRKHKDHMENISTMPEDLQKQASNQFVSQWHDKLRDAVDSAEIFTEQVNYEALRLKLDGQHQNFAETSNQQVSDLNLCLGDEFFLNIKDKLEDTIETLEVLESKLAALP
- the LOC101248543 gene encoding uncharacterized protein isoform X3, coding for MEIGLAVGAAFLFSAFNVLFDRLAPHGDLLNMFRKHKDHMENISTMPEDLQKQMKMTLLGLQGGICDPENKQASNQFVSQWHDKLRDAVDSAEIFTEQVNYEALRLKLDGQHQNFAETSNQQVSDLNLCLGDEFFLNIKDKLEDTIETLEVLESKLAALP